A region of the Arthrobacter sp. FW306-07-I genome:
TAGAACTTCAGGTGCGGGTTCCAGGCCATGGTGGCGTCCGTGGTGGAGCCGCTGCCGTCACCCGTGGAGGTGATGGAGGTGCAGACCAGCTCCGCGCCGACCACTGGGGCGGCCGGGTCCTTGTAATCCACCTTGACGTCGTTGGCCCAGTGGCGGTGCACATCACCGGTGAGCACGACGGCGTTGCGGACGTTTGCGTCCACCCAGCCCTGGGTGATGCGGCGGCGGGAGGCCGCGTAGCCGTCCCAGCCGTCCATGGAGACGTCGTCGATCTCCGGCGCCTTGTTCCGGTCCCGCTCGGCGAAGAAGACCTGCTGGCCCAGGATGTCCCAGCGCTGGGTGGAGTTCCTGAAGCCATCCAGCAGCCACTTTTCCTGCTCCGTGCCGGTGATGGTCCGGTCCTCCGCGAGCCGTTCGGTGACGTTCTTCTTCCAGCCGTCGCCGGCCAACTGGTCGTCCCGGTATTGCCGCGTATCCATCATGTGGAAGTTGGCCAGCTGGCCCCACTGGATCTTCCGGTAGATCTTCATGTCCGGGCCGGCGGGCAGGGATGAAGGTCGCAGCGGCATGTTCTCGTAGTACGCCTGGAACGCGGCCGCGCGGCGCTGCCGGAAGTGCTCCACGCTGTCGTTGAGCTGGCCGGCGTCCTGGTTCTCCGGGACGTCGTCCGCCCAGTTGTTGTCCACCTCGTGGTCATCCCACACCACTGCCCAGGGTGCCATTGCGTGCGCAGCCTGCAGGTCGGCGTCGGCCTTGTACTGGGCGTGCCGCTGCCGGTAGGTCTCCAGCGTGACGGTCTCCGGGCCCTCGTGGTCGCGCGGGTTGCCGCCGCCGATCACGTAGCTGTCCTTCTTGTATTCGTACAGGTAGTCGCCCAGATGCAGCACCAGGTCAGGGTGGTCCTCGGCCAGGCGCCGGTACGCGGTGAAGTAGCCGTGCTCGTACTGCGCGCAGCTGGCGAACGCCATGGCCAGGGCCGCGGGCGTCTCATGGAGTGCCGGGCTGGTCAGGGTGCGGCCCACCGCGCTGAGGTGCTTGCCGGCGCGGAACCGGTAGAAGTACTCGCGGCCCGCCTTCAATCCGCGCAGCTCCACGTGCACCGAGTGTGCGGACTCGGGACGCGCCTGCTCAACGCCGCGGGCCACCACCTTCCGCATGCCCTGGTCCTCGGCCACCTCCCACTGCACGGCCACGGGCCGGGCCGGCATGCCGCCCAGCCCGTCCTCCGCCACCGGGTTCAGGGCCAGGCGGGTCCACAGCACGAAGCCGTCCGGCCACGGCTCGCCGGACGCGATGCCGAGCATGAAGGGATCGGCGCGGAGGCCGGCGTCGTCAGCGGTGGAAACGGCGACGGCGGCACCCGGCAGTGCGGCGACCAGGCCGGCGCCGAGGCCGGCGGAGATGAGGGTTCTACGGGAGATGTTGTCCATGGCTCCCAAGCTATTTCCAGCTTCTGTACAGGCTTTGAGGAGGATATGAACAACGCGTTAATGGCATGACAAGAACTGTCGTGCTGAATCGGCCGTCTGCAATAAGTGATTGTTGAGTCCGGGCAGGGGCCGGGTCCAGAATGCACCCACCATCCGCCACGGTGGCGGAGGCTGTGTTCAAAGGAAGAAAGCCATGGAATCCGAAGAAGCAGGGCACCAAACGCCGGCGGCATCGACCGGGGCAGCGCACGTTTCGGCGAAGGAACTGGCCGGAGCCGAGGATGCCCGCCGCATCCTGCTGCCCATGATCAGCGCCATGTCATCCCTTGCGGCAAATCCCGCCGCGGCTGCCAAATTCGCCGAAGGCATCCACACGCAGAACAATGAGCTGGTGCGGGCCGCCCTCCGGGAAGTGCACACCGACCTGGCCGTGGAAGTGGGGCCGGGGCCGGACGAAGGGCAGTTTACGGACCAGGCCATCGCGCGCACCACGAGCGTTTCGATCCACATCAGTTGGAACCACGGCTTGAGCATCGATATCAAGGTCACCAAGAAGAAGTAGCGCGGCCGCCACCAAGCCGGGGCGGCAGTAAGACTGGGCTTAACACGCGGCCCGGGCGTGGAACGTCAGGTACCGGGGATCGCTGCGGCCCACCAGCCGGCCCAGTGCCTCGACGGCCAGCGGATCGGCTGAACCCATGTCCGTGGACAGCCAGCGCACCACCAGCCCGGCGTCCTGGCTGGCCCGCACCGCAGATCCCACCGCCATGTCCAGCTGGTCCCGGAGCAGCTGGACAGCGAGGGCGACGGAGCGGCTGAGCAGGGGAGCGCGGTACTGCGCCAGCGCCTCGGCAACCCGGCCTTCGCGCAGCAGCCGCAGCACCTGCCCCGCATCGGAACGTCCGGCCAGCCCGGGAGCCAGCCGGTAGGGGTTCGACTCCACGGCCCCGCCGAGCATCGAGCGCACCCGGAAAATTTCGGTCCGGATGGCTTGGGGCGTTCCGGCGTCGCCATAGAGCTCGTAGGCCAGCTCCTCCGCTGACCAGCCGTGCGACCGGGAGTCCAGCAGCGCCAGGATCTCCGCCCGGCGCAGCGTCAGGGGACTCCGGCTCCCATCGGCAAACACCGCCGCCGGCTTGTCACCGAGCAGTTCCAGCGACTCGACGGCGGCAGCCGGCCGGACAATGGGGGCCGCAGCCCGCCGAGGCGCACGGACGGAAGACGAGGCTCCCAAGGAGGTGCCGGCGTCGGACGTTCCCAGCAAAGCCTCCGCCACGCGCACGGCGCACCGCACCATCCGCAGCGTGTCCGCGCTGAGGGTGTCCAAGGGTCCGGACACGTCCAGTACCCCCAGGACCCGCCCCGTGCCCGGGTCCGTGATGGGCGCGGCAGTGCAGGCCCACTCGTGGTGCGTCCGGACCAGGTGTTCGGCGGAGAACAGCTGCACCGGACCGCCGGTGACCAAGGCCTCGCTGATGGCGTTGGTGCCGATACCGGCCTCGGACCAGTCGGCGCCCTCAAGGAATTCCAGGTGGTCGGCCCGGCGGAGGACGGTTGGGCTGCCCACACGCCAGAGGATCTCGCCGCTGGCATCGGTGAGCACCAGGAGGTGGCGGCCGGTGCGGGAATCATCGGCCAGCAGGTCGTGCAGCGCGGGCATCACCTGTTGCAGCCGGTGCTCCCGGCGCAGCTCCAACACCTCGGCCACCTCATGCAGGTGCCGCGGACTGTGCTGGTCCGGGCTGATGCCCAAGGCCATGGACCGGTGCCAGGAATCGACCAGGCTGGTGGGAATCTCCGGCCGCGGGACGCCGGAAATGACCAGCTCATGCGCGCGGCGCAGCGTCCGTGCATACGTTGCCGGGTCCGAAAACCTCAGGCCGTGGTCCACTGTTTCCTCCTCACAGCCGGCGCCCTTGCCGGATCCGTGTAACGCCGCTGTTACCCCCGCCGAGTTCCACTAGTGATGCAGCTCACGCCCGGTCCAGCATATCGCAGGGCAGGCGGAGCCCAAGGAACAGCACAAAGGAGTGGAGATGACCCAAACACCCACCGCTGCCGCGCAGGCATGGCTATCCGGCCTGGATGACGCGCTGCAGCGGCGCGACGTGGACGCCGCGCTGGAACTCTTCGAGGACGACACCTACTGGCGGGACTTCGTGGCATTCACGTGGAACCTGAAAACCCTGGAAGGCAAGGCGGACATCCGCCGGATGCTCGAGGCCACGCTATACCGGGTCCAGCCGTCCAACTGGGCGCTCTCAGAGGACGCCACGGGTGACGCGGAGAACGTGGAAGCCTGGATCACGTTCGAGACGGGCGCGGCCCGCGGCTACGGCCACCTCCGGCTCCGGAACGGCAGGTGCTGGACCCTGCTGACCACCATGCAGGAGCTCAAGGGCTTCGAGGAGAAGAAGGGCCCTCGGCGCGAGCAGGGCGTGGCGCACCAGATCGTCCGCGGGCGCAAATCCTGGAAAGAGCTCAAGGAGGAGCAGGAGGCCCGGCTGGGCTACGAGGAGCAGCCGTACTGCGTAATCATCGGCGGCGGCCAGGGCGGGATTGGGCTTGCTGCCCGGCTGAAGCGGCTGGGGGTGCCCACCATCATCATCGAGAAGAACCAGAACCCCGGCGACTCCTGGCGCAACCGCTACAAGTCCCTGCACCTGCACGACCCCGTCTGGTACGACCACCTGCCCTACCTGAAGTTCCCGGATGACTGGCCCGTCTTCGCCGCCAAGGACAAGATCGGCGACTGGCTGGAGCACTACACCCGCATCATGGAGCTGAACTACTGGTCCGGCACCGAGTGCGTCAAGGCAGCGTATGACGACGGCACGCAGGAATGGGAGGTCAGCGTCCTTCGCAACGGCGAACCGGTGACGCTCCGGCCCAAGCAGCTCATCTTCGCCCTGGGCGTCTCCGGTTACCCGAACATCCCCACGTTCGACGGCGCGGAGACCTTCCTGGGCGAGCAGCGGCACTCCTCCCAGCACCCCGGCGGCGGGGACTGGACCGGGAAGAAGGCCGTGGTGATCGGCTCCAACAATTCGGCCCACGATATCTGCGCCGACCTGTGGGAGCACGGCGCCGACGTCACCATGGTCCAGCGCTCCTCCACCCACATCGCCCGCAGTGAATCCCTCATGGACCTGGCGCTGGGGGACCTGTACTCGGAGCGGGCGCTCGCGGCCGGCGTCACCACGGAGAAGGCGGACCTGCTGTTCGCCTCGCTGCCCATGCGCATCCTGCCCGAGGCGCAGGTGCCGGTGTACCAGGAGATGGCGTCGCGGGATGCGGAGTTTTACTCCCAGTTGGAAGCATCAGGGTTCGACCTGGACTTCGGCGTGGACGGATCCGGCCTGTTTGTGAAGTACCTGCGGCGGGGCTCCGGCTACTACATCGACGTAGGCGCCTCCCAGCTGATCATCGACGGCCGGGTGAAGCTCAAGTCCGGGCAGGTCGCCAAGATCACGGGCAACGCCGTGGTCATGGACGACGGCACCGAGCTGGAGGCGGACCTGATTGTCTATGCCACCGGCTACGGTTCCATGAACGGATGGCTGGCCGACCTGGTCTCGCCCGAAGTCGCCGATCAGGTGGGCAAGTGCTGGGGATACGGGTCAGACACGCCAAAAGACCCTGGTCCGTGGGAAGGGGAACTGCGCAATATGTGGAAGCCCACCAACGTGCCCAACCTCTGGATCCACGGCGGCAACCTGCACCAGAGCCGGCACTACTCCGCCTACCTCGCGCTGCAGCTCAAGGCACGGATGGAAGGACTGGAAACACCCGTCTACGAACTGCAGCCCAGCCACCACACCCGCTGAGCCGGTGGTTGTGCCCGTCGAAACCCAATTGGAGGACCATCATGAAGGCAGCACGATTCCACGCCCGCAAGGACATCCGGATCGAGGACATCCCGGAGCCGGAGCTGCGGGCGGGGGCAGTGAAGATCGACGTCGCCTGGTGCGGCATCTGCGGAACAGACCTGCACGAGTACCTGGAGGGGCCCATCTTCTGTCCGGCGCCGGGGCATCCGCACCCGCTGTCCCACGAGGAATCCCCGGTGACCCTGGGGCACGAGTTCTCCGGGACCGTCTCTGGGATCGGCGAAGGTGTGAATGGGCTGGCAGTGGGTGACAACGTCGTCGTCGAACCCTACTTTGTGGACGGGGACTGCGACATGTGCCAGGCCGGCAGCTACCACCTGTGCCGGCAGATGGGGTTCATCGGGCTTTCCGGCGGCGGGGGAGGGCTGAGTGAAAAGATCGTGGTGGACCAGCGCTGGGTACATCCGATTGGGGGCATCCCGCTGGATGAGGCCGCCCTGATCGAGCCGCTGTCCGTGGCCCACCACGCGGTGGCCCGCAGCGGCGTCAAGGAAGGCGATGTTGCCCTGGTGGGCGGGTCCGGGCCCATCGGGCTGCTGACCGCTGCCGTCCTGAAGGGCATGGGCGTGACCACCATCATCAGCGAACTCACCCAGGCCCGGAAGGAGAAGGCCACCTCCAGCGGCGTGGCCGACCACGTCCTGGATCCCAGCCAGGAGGACGTTCCGGCGCGGGTGCGCGAATTGACCGGCGGGACGGGGGCCGACGTCGCGTTCGAATGCGCCGGGGTGAACGCGGTCCTGGACACCATGCTCGATGCCGTCCGGCCCGGCGCCGTGGTGGTCAACGTGTCCATCTGGGGCGCCCCGGCCACCGTGGACATGCAGAAGATCGTGCTCAAGGAGATCGACCTGCGCGGCACCATCGCCTACGTCCGCGACCACCCGGCCGTGATCAAGATGGTGCAGGAGGGCAAGGTGGACCTCAAACCGTTCATTACCGGCCGCATCGCGCTGGAGGACCTGGTGGAACAGGGCTTTGACACCCTGATCAACCACAAGGACACCGCGGTGAAGGTGCTGGTGCATCCCTAGCCGGCGGTGCTCGGACTTAAGTCCCTGTTTCCCCGTAACCCTCAGGCGTAGCTTGAATGTGGGTCCCGCAACCGCGGGGCCCACATTCAAGGGGGGGGCACCATGACAAAGCCCAGGCTTACCGCACTCAGCGTTCTCGGACTCAGCGGCCTGATGCTCCTCACAGGCTGCTTCGGCCCGCCCAGCCCGTCCCCGACCAGCAGCTCCGCGGCCCCATCGGCGAGCCCCACCGGCAGCGCGAGCCCCAGCACCAGTCCAAGCACGACGGCGGGTGGCAGCACGACGGCGAGCCCGACGTCCCCGCCCAGCACGTCAGCCGCGCCCACCAGCCCGGCTGCCCCGCCGCCGTCGTCCGCTCCCGCCGGTCCGCCGCCTGCTCCCCAGCCCCAACCCACCCAGGAACCCCAACCCACCGGCCTGCCCGAACAAACCGCCCCTCTGACGATTTACTACGTGGCGGTGGATGACAACGGAGTGTCAGGCCCACGGATAGGCTGCGGTGACAGCCTGGTGGCCACCACCACGGGCCCGGTTAGGTTCACGGATCAGGTGCGGCCAAGCGTGGAGACCCTGCTGGCCAACAAGAAGCGCGATGTGGGTATGTCCGGACTGATCAACGTGCTGTACCAGTCCAACCTGACGTATCTGGGCGGGGAGCTTAACGGCAGCACCATCAGCATCTGGCTCTCCGGGAACTTCATGCTCGGCGGCGTCTGCGACATCCCGCGGGCCAAGGCGCAGCTCGAGTACACCGCCATGGCCGCGTCCGGAGCCACCAGCGCCCAGGTGTACGTCAACGGCCGGCCGATTGACGAGGTGCTCAGCCTGAAATGAAACCGATTCAGCAACCAGGAAGGAAGCCGCCATGTTCGCCAGAATCAGCACTTACAGGACCGGACCGGAAACGCG
Encoded here:
- a CDS encoding alkaline phosphatase D family protein — protein: MDNISRRTLISAGLGAGLVAALPGAAVAVSTADDAGLRADPFMLGIASGEPWPDGFVLWTRLALNPVAEDGLGGMPARPVAVQWEVAEDQGMRKVVARGVEQARPESAHSVHVELRGLKAGREYFYRFRAGKHLSAVGRTLTSPALHETPAALAMAFASCAQYEHGYFTAYRRLAEDHPDLVLHLGDYLYEYKKDSYVIGGGNPRDHEGPETVTLETYRQRHAQYKADADLQAAHAMAPWAVVWDDHEVDNNWADDVPENQDAGQLNDSVEHFRQRRAAAFQAYYENMPLRPSSLPAGPDMKIYRKIQWGQLANFHMMDTRQYRDDQLAGDGWKKNVTERLAEDRTITGTEQEKWLLDGFRNSTQRWDILGQQVFFAERDRNKAPEIDDVSMDGWDGYAASRRRITQGWVDANVRNAVVLTGDVHRHWANDVKVDYKDPAAPVVGAELVCTSITSTGDGSGSTTDATMAWNPHLKFYNDNRGYVNTRITRDAMTADFRVLDHVTTPGAAVSTKASFEIRDGVPGLQARA
- a CDS encoding GAF domain-containing protein, translating into MDHGLRFSDPATYARTLRRAHELVISGVPRPEIPTSLVDSWHRSMALGISPDQHSPRHLHEVAEVLELRREHRLQQVMPALHDLLADDSRTGRHLLVLTDASGEILWRVGSPTVLRRADHLEFLEGADWSEAGIGTNAISEALVTGGPVQLFSAEHLVRTHHEWACTAAPITDPGTGRVLGVLDVSGPLDTLSADTLRMVRCAVRVAEALLGTSDAGTSLGASSSVRAPRRAAAPIVRPAAAVESLELLGDKPAAVFADGSRSPLTLRRAEILALLDSRSHGWSAEELAYELYGDAGTPQAIRTEIFRVRSMLGGAVESNPYRLAPGLAGRSDAGQVLRLLREGRVAEALAQYRAPLLSRSVALAVQLLRDQLDMAVGSAVRASQDAGLVVRWLSTDMGSADPLAVEALGRLVGRSDPRYLTFHARAAC
- a CDS encoding NAD(P)/FAD-dependent oxidoreductase — translated: MTQTPTAAAQAWLSGLDDALQRRDVDAALELFEDDTYWRDFVAFTWNLKTLEGKADIRRMLEATLYRVQPSNWALSEDATGDAENVEAWITFETGAARGYGHLRLRNGRCWTLLTTMQELKGFEEKKGPRREQGVAHQIVRGRKSWKELKEEQEARLGYEEQPYCVIIGGGQGGIGLAARLKRLGVPTIIIEKNQNPGDSWRNRYKSLHLHDPVWYDHLPYLKFPDDWPVFAAKDKIGDWLEHYTRIMELNYWSGTECVKAAYDDGTQEWEVSVLRNGEPVTLRPKQLIFALGVSGYPNIPTFDGAETFLGEQRHSSQHPGGGDWTGKKAVVIGSNNSAHDICADLWEHGADVTMVQRSSTHIARSESLMDLALGDLYSERALAAGVTTEKADLLFASLPMRILPEAQVPVYQEMASRDAEFYSQLEASGFDLDFGVDGSGLFVKYLRRGSGYYIDVGASQLIIDGRVKLKSGQVAKITGNAVVMDDGTELEADLIVYATGYGSMNGWLADLVSPEVADQVGKCWGYGSDTPKDPGPWEGELRNMWKPTNVPNLWIHGGNLHQSRHYSAYLALQLKARMEGLETPVYELQPSHHTR
- a CDS encoding 2,3-butanediol dehydrogenase produces the protein MKAARFHARKDIRIEDIPEPELRAGAVKIDVAWCGICGTDLHEYLEGPIFCPAPGHPHPLSHEESPVTLGHEFSGTVSGIGEGVNGLAVGDNVVVEPYFVDGDCDMCQAGSYHLCRQMGFIGLSGGGGGLSEKIVVDQRWVHPIGGIPLDEAALIEPLSVAHHAVARSGVKEGDVALVGGSGPIGLLTAAVLKGMGVTTIISELTQARKEKATSSGVADHVLDPSQEDVPARVRELTGGTGADVAFECAGVNAVLDTMLDAVRPGAVVVNVSIWGAPATVDMQKIVLKEIDLRGTIAYVRDHPAVIKMVQEGKVDLKPFITGRIALEDLVEQGFDTLINHKDTAVKVLVHP
- a CDS encoding GerMN domain-containing protein, which produces MTKPRLTALSVLGLSGLMLLTGCFGPPSPSPTSSSAAPSASPTGSASPSTSPSTTAGGSTTASPTSPPSTSAAPTSPAAPPPSSAPAGPPPAPQPQPTQEPQPTGLPEQTAPLTIYYVAVDDNGVSGPRIGCGDSLVATTTGPVRFTDQVRPSVETLLANKKRDVGMSGLINVLYQSNLTYLGGELNGSTISIWLSGNFMLGGVCDIPRAKAQLEYTAMAASGATSAQVYVNGRPIDEVLSLK